The genomic DNA CTTGCCGGAAGAGAACAACTAAAAAGGAATATTTGCTTTGAAGTTTCCCAGGAGCAAACTTTGGGAGTCTAAAACTATTCAGAGTTATAAGTTCGACAAATGGTGAAGAAAGCATGTGAATTGTTTCAGTTCAGAAATCTGTACTTCCAATGCAAGtgaagtctgtcattttagacagtTACCATCCTATCCTCAACTCTTTCAAGAATCAAATCAATTTGATTGTTTCAAAGAATCTGAAAAGAGTCATATTTGATCATGGACTCCACTGCAATTTGCCTGCAGCTGCAGGACCATCATGATGTATTTAGGAAGGTTCAATAGTGAATTAGTTATACAAGTTCCAGGAAACTCAACATGACCTCAAACTAACCAGCAGATCACTTCTTCCTTGTTTTTGTTCACTTGCATATGTATAAATCAGAGTGTCATGAAAGCTAAGTATCAGCTCTTGTTCTACTGCAGTGCTGCTACTAGTAGTCAACAGTAAGTTCGCGATAGCCTAAACTCTTTTTTGTGATGACCTTCGACCTAATTGAATAAACCAGCTCAATTCGTTGCATTACACAGAAACTAGTATCGAAGATCAAGTCGTAAATGTAGACATGAATACTTTGAGTTTTGGCATAATTGGTACCATGGGGCTCTCAATCTACACAAAATAAGGAGTCATAAAGATCACTATGTGAGCAATGGACATCCTGGGGAACTTTTATGGTTGGTTAACTCGGAGAGCCTCCTGATTTTCTTTCCTTCGATGTCTCTCCTGGCAAAGTGGCCCTTTTGGTCTGGGAACAATGGAAAGAAATTTGCTTGGAATAGAGTTAATAGTGAAAAGGCAAAGAGGGAAAAGGAGAAATTGATGAGTGTACTATTTTTCCTTTCAATCAACATAAACCAGACAAAAAGTACTGAAGAATGAAGCACTTCCATGAATGTAGAAACCATATTTCAGAGAGAAACCTGTGTTAAACAAGACCCCAAACCATCATACAAGTGCACCATCTGACACAAGCATGGCTTGTCAGAAGAAAATATAACAAATCGAGCTTCATGGCAAACGCCATTGGCAAACATCTAAAGTGATGAAAAACAATTGAAGGTATCAGAAAACAGGTGAATTGTAACAGAAACACACATAAACTCTAATGCAAATAAAGCAAGACAATAGCAAGTGTTCCAGCGAAACACTAAACCAATAGTAAGAATAAAAGCTTCATTTTCAAGATTCTTAGAAAAAAGAGACTCAACTAAAGCTTGAATCTAGCTTTATGAGCATAGAAGATTACATGGTATAGCTATTATTTAAACCCAAGCTAATTCATGTCAAGCAAATGAATGGGGGGAAGAAAGGGCGAACCACCTCGGATCACAAACATCAGCCATAGTTGTATATGGACCGATACAAGAGCTCAGCAAAATTGGTAGAAATTCTCACTTACTCCGGCCTCAGCTGCCCTACGAGGCTTACTTTTCCGCCGGCTGCCAATGCGTCGAAAACTATTAGAACAAGTTGAATGCTCCTTAGTCTTAGATCCAGAACCATTTTCTGTTTCCAGTAATTCAGGGATTTCTTTTGCTTTTGAAAGAAGCTTCCTCTTCTTCCCGTTCACCATGGTTAGGACCTTAACCTCTTCGTTCAGTGCACTAAGCTTTAAATCATCTTCTCCTTCTTCAGTTTGCTCAGCGTCTTCATCGATGTCATCGTTCAAAGGCTTTTGAGGCCTATTTTTCCTCTTATACGCAGGGAGAAGCTCTTCACCGCCACTCTTTGGATCCTCATTATAACTGGACAGAGTCAATTTCTTCCCCTTTCCTGTACCTCTACCCATCAACCCTAAAACCAGCAACACTAAGACAATTGGATGTACtgcaaaagagaggagaaaacaGTTTTGATAAGGCAATCAGGCGCTTTACTTGATAGCCCTATCGCTTCAAAGAGGCAAACTGCAAAATTCTGATAGGGAAATTTCAAAAAGAAAGCTGAGATTTGATTCGTATGAAGAAGCATTCAGGAAAGTTATCATATAATACACATACAGGTCATAATCTACGAAAGCCGATGAATCAGTTCCATAAGGGGAAAATAAAAGGCGAAATCTTTCAACGTCGACGATCGGAATTGATTCCGCCAATCCCAATCGCCCAAGTCGAACGATCTCATTGATCTTCAGAAGCAAAAAAGGAACATCTAAAACTAACATTAATGATGGATATCGCCGAAGGACGACATTTTTTGGCTCAGGAGCATCAGGTCTCCGCCACTACAATCTCGCATCCATTTCCTTCGTATCTGATGGCGAAATGAGAAATTGAGCAACAGTGCATCAAAAAGATCGGATTTTTAGGCTCTTGTCTCCACAAAGGCGAAGATTTGACAGCCAACACCCAACAAAGAGTGATTCTCGAACAGGAGAATGAAAACCAAAAATGGAGTAGAAGGGAGTGCGGTTTCGAATAGGAGTTACGAAGCATTAGAAGCAAGCGTATTAGGGAGCTGCCATGATCGAATCTCCAAGAGGTAGCTAAAAAGACGAGAGCCGACTGCCGAGAGAGGAGGTGGCATTGCCatt from Zingiber officinale cultivar Zhangliang chromosome 4A, Zo_v1.1, whole genome shotgun sequence includes the following:
- the LOC121973518 gene encoding uncharacterized protein LOC121973518 → MTLHPIVLVLLVLGLMGRGTGKGKKLTLSSYNEDPKSGGEELLPAYKRKNRPQKPLNDDIDEDAEQTEEGEDDLKLSALNEEVKVLTMVNGKKRKLLSKAKEIPELLETENGSGSKTKEHSTCSNSFRRIGSRRKSKPRRAAEAGVSENFYQFC